The following are from one region of the Halodesulfurarchaeum sp. HSR-GB genome:
- a CDS encoding ABC transporter ATP-binding protein — translation MAPAAEDDPFEDVRDQATNPMRRLFVGYGRAYVPYFLIGVLTSMVARVLDLLPPVLLGIAIDSVFREDVPFDARIPFSWLPEAWVPATQTGKFWLTAGVIGLSFLGAAGFHWTRNWGWNAFAQKIQHDVRTDTYDEMQRLDMGFFADKQTGELMSILSNDVNQLERFLNEGMNSALRMGVMVLAIGGVLFSLNWQLALVALLPVPLIAGFTYLFVGIIQPKYAAVRSSVGTLNSRLENNLGGISVIKSANTEPYESERVEDVSFSYFDANWDAIRTRITFFPALRVLAGIGFVTTFTVGGLWVFRGTAPGPFTGTLETGAFVTFILLTQQFIWPMAQFGQIINMYQRARASAERIFGLMDEPNRIADDPDARELAVTEGEVVFDSVTFGYDEEPIVEDLTFRAESGDTLALVGPTGAGKSTALKLLLRMYDVDEGAIRIDGQDIRDVTIASLREQIGYVSQDTFLFFGTVAENIGYGDPDPTEDAVIEAAKAAHAHEFITELPEGYDTKVGERGVKLSGGQRQRIAIARAILADPEILILDEATSDVDTETEMLIQRSLQALTADRTTFAIAHRLSTVKDAETIVVLDEGRVVEQGTHEDLLAEGGLYANLWGVQAGEIEDLPEAFVERARERLADVPAED, via the coding sequence ATGGCACCCGCCGCGGAGGACGACCCGTTCGAGGACGTCCGCGACCAGGCGACGAACCCCATGCGGCGGCTCTTCGTCGGCTACGGGCGGGCCTACGTCCCCTACTTCCTGATCGGCGTGCTGACGAGCATGGTGGCCCGGGTGCTTGACCTGTTGCCGCCGGTCCTCCTGGGGATCGCGATCGACTCCGTCTTCCGGGAGGACGTGCCCTTCGACGCCCGCATTCCCTTCAGTTGGCTCCCCGAGGCCTGGGTCCCGGCGACCCAGACTGGCAAGTTCTGGCTCACCGCGGGCGTGATCGGACTCAGTTTCCTCGGCGCGGCCGGCTTTCACTGGACCCGCAACTGGGGCTGGAACGCCTTCGCCCAGAAGATCCAGCACGACGTCCGCACGGACACCTACGACGAGATGCAGCGCCTGGACATGGGCTTTTTCGCCGACAAGCAGACCGGGGAGCTCATGTCGATCCTCTCGAATGACGTGAATCAGCTCGAACGCTTCCTCAACGAGGGGATGAACAGCGCCCTCCGGATGGGCGTGATGGTGCTGGCGATCGGCGGGGTGCTGTTCTCGCTGAACTGGCAGTTGGCGCTGGTCGCGCTGCTGCCGGTCCCCCTGATCGCCGGGTTCACCTACCTCTTCGTGGGCATCATCCAGCCCAAGTACGCTGCCGTCCGGTCCTCGGTCGGGACGCTCAACTCCAGGCTGGAGAACAACCTCGGCGGAATCTCGGTGATCAAGAGCGCGAACACCGAACCCTACGAGTCCGAACGGGTCGAGGACGTCTCCTTTTCCTATTTCGACGCCAACTGGGATGCCATCCGCACCCGGATCACCTTCTTCCCCGCGCTCCGCGTGCTCGCCGGCATCGGGTTCGTGACGACCTTCACGGTCGGCGGCCTGTGGGTCTTCCGGGGGACGGCCCCGGGGCCGTTCACTGGCACGCTGGAGACCGGCGCGTTCGTCACCTTCATCCTGCTGACCCAGCAGTTCATCTGGCCGATGGCCCAGTTCGGCCAGATCATCAACATGTACCAGCGCGCCCGGGCCTCGGCCGAGCGGATCTTCGGGCTCATGGACGAGCCAAACCGCATCGCCGACGACCCGGACGCCCGGGAGTTGGCGGTGACCGAGGGCGAGGTCGTCTTCGACTCGGTCACCTTCGGCTACGACGAGGAGCCGATCGTCGAGGACCTCACCTTCCGGGCCGAGAGCGGCGACACGCTGGCCCTGGTCGGGCCCACGGGCGCGGGGAAGTCCACGGCGCTCAAACTCCTGCTCCGGATGTACGACGTGGACGAGGGAGCGATCCGCATCGACGGCCAGGACATCCGGGACGTCACCATCGCCAGCCTGCGCGAGCAGATCGGCTATGTCAGTCAGGACACCTTCCTCTTCTTCGGGACGGTCGCGGAGAACATCGGCTATGGGGACCCCGACCCGACAGAGGACGCCGTCATCGAGGCCGCGAAGGCGGCCCACGCCCACGAGTTCATCACGGAACTGCCCGAGGGCTATGACACCAAGGTGGGGGAGCGCGGGGTCAAACTCTCCGGCGGGCAGCGCCAGCGGATCGCCATCGCCCGCGCGATCCTGGCCGACCCCGAGATCCTGATCCTCGATGAGGCGACCTCCGATGTGGACACCGAAACGGAGATGCTCATCCAGCGGAGCCTCCAGGCGCTCACCGCGGATCGGACCACCTTCGCGATCGCCCACCGGCTCTCGACGGTCAAGGACGCCGAGACGATCGTGGTGCTCGACGAGGGACGGGTCGTCGAGCAGGGGACCCACGAGGACCTGCTTGCCGAGGGCGGACTCTACGCCAACCTCTGGGGCGTCCAGGCCGGGGAGATCGAGGACCTGCCCGAGGCCTTCGTCGAGCGGGCCCGGGAGCGACTCGCTGACGTGCCCGCCGAAGACTGA
- a CDS encoding DUF192 domain-containing protein, which produces MNLGWRHGLVGLAVLLLLLAAVGGGPQVGTDSEPPDRATLTFLDETGAELGTVDATIAEGFFERYTGLSETDRLGPDAGMVFVYPEAGERTFVMRNMSFSLDIVFVGADGEITAIHHAAAEDDREFSGEARWVIEVNRGYTDAHEIEVGDSITGLPR; this is translated from the coding sequence ATGAACCTCGGGTGGCGGCACGGACTGGTGGGGCTGGCGGTCCTCCTGCTCCTGCTGGCGGCCGTCGGCGGCGGGCCACAGGTCGGGACCGACTCGGAGCCGCCGGATCGGGCGACCCTTACCTTCCTCGACGAGACGGGGGCCGAACTGGGCACCGTCGACGCCACGATCGCCGAGGGCTTCTTCGAGCGCTATACTGGCCTGAGCGAGACCGACCGGCTCGGCCCCGATGCGGGGATGGTCTTTGTCTACCCGGAGGCGGGCGAGCGAACCTTCGTGATGCGAAACATGTCCTTTTCGCTCGACATCGTCTTCGTCGGCGCTGACGGGGAGATCACGGCGATTCACCACGCCGCGGCCGAGGACGACCGGGAGTTCTCCGGGGAGGCCCGCTGGGTGATCGAGGTCAATCGCGGGTACACAGACGCCCACGAAATCGAGGTTGGCGACTCGATAACGGGACTCCCGCGGTAG